A genome region from Crossiella equi includes the following:
- a CDS encoding alpha/beta hydrolase, with protein MASLCLGVTGAAPTAAAADPVTTCGPIEEPVSVLLTQQHMRGTLCAPESANTVLVMVPGGTYNHAYWDFPYQESTYNFRKAMNAAGYATAVVDRLGSGNSSRPPSVLVTALSQAGAVHEVVQGLRNGTYGRTFGKVVIVGHSVGSSISAIEAGTYKDVDGVVLTGMTHSVNAVNLTASLADLQLASLDPMFPGYDPGYMTSKPNRRQAMFHDPGAVDPNVVATDEATKDVISAAETADALGVGIILPYTALINAPVLLAVGSGDRLFCGGTGTNCTSASTVLAAEAPIYPQAPSVNAVVQQGVGHDLNLHPSAPTLHAAVVSWLNAHI; from the coding sequence GTGGCTTCCCTCTGCCTCGGGGTCACCGGCGCCGCGCCCACGGCCGCCGCGGCCGATCCCGTGACCACCTGCGGCCCGATCGAGGAACCCGTGTCGGTGCTGCTCACCCAGCAGCACATGCGCGGCACCCTGTGCGCGCCGGAAAGCGCTAACACGGTGCTGGTCATGGTCCCCGGCGGCACCTACAACCACGCCTACTGGGACTTCCCCTACCAGGAGTCGACCTACAACTTCCGCAAGGCCATGAACGCCGCCGGGTACGCCACCGCGGTGGTCGACCGGCTCGGCAGCGGCAACAGCTCACGCCCGCCGAGCGTGCTGGTCACCGCGCTCAGCCAGGCCGGGGCCGTGCACGAGGTGGTCCAGGGCCTGCGCAACGGCACCTACGGGCGCACCTTCGGCAAGGTCGTCATCGTCGGGCACTCGGTCGGCTCCTCGATCTCGGCGATCGAGGCGGGCACCTACAAGGACGTGGACGGCGTGGTGCTGACCGGCATGACGCACTCGGTGAACGCGGTCAACCTGACCGCCTCGCTGGCCGACCTGCAGCTGGCCTCGCTGGACCCGATGTTCCCCGGCTACGACCCCGGCTACATGACCAGCAAGCCCAACCGCCGCCAGGCCATGTTCCACGACCCGGGTGCGGTCGACCCGAACGTGGTGGCCACCGACGAGGCGACCAAGGACGTGATCAGCGCGGCGGAGACCGCGGATGCCCTGGGGGTGGGCATCATCCTGCCCTACACCGCGCTGATCAACGCCCCGGTGCTGCTGGCCGTGGGCAGCGGCGACCGGCTCTTCTGCGGCGGGACTGGCACCAACTGCACCAGCGCGAGCACCGTGCTGGCCGCGGAGGCGCCGATCTACCCGCAGGCGCCGAGCGTGAACGCGGTGGTGCAGCAGGGGGTCGGGCACGACCTGAACCTGCACCCCTCGGCCCCGACGCTGCACGCGGCGGTGGTCAGCTGGCTGAACGCGCACATCTAG
- a CDS encoding lipoprotein produces the protein MTSRFHAPLGAVLLAALAVAGCGGQGGQAPAGTTPAASSAAATSSAAGPAARTGAPWFDEVRAATGAGQVSSACAKLPVDFEVAKAYVPKEVTEAAKIPALGQKGPFTLACEIDAKPAGNLGFLRVWAADKALAGKAGLDGFLAAVKGAAKVDSRDYPVGGVTTLEATYVTPDPLEDGKERDQRVLVVPLTATTLVLELGGLDSDESKEMLPAFVLARQTLKPKA, from the coding sequence ATGACCTCGCGTTTTCACGCACCGCTCGGCGCTGTCCTGCTCGCCGCCCTGGCCGTCGCCGGGTGCGGCGGGCAGGGCGGCCAGGCGCCCGCCGGTACCACCCCGGCCGCCAGCTCCGCGGCCGCCACGAGCAGCGCCGCCGGGCCCGCGGCCAGGACCGGCGCGCCCTGGTTCGACGAGGTGCGGGCCGCCACCGGTGCGGGCCAGGTCTCCTCGGCCTGCGCCAAGCTGCCGGTCGACTTCGAGGTGGCCAAGGCGTACGTGCCCAAGGAGGTCACCGAGGCGGCCAAGATCCCCGCGCTCGGCCAGAAGGGCCCGTTCACGCTGGCCTGCGAGATCGACGCCAAGCCCGCCGGGAACCTCGGCTTCCTGCGCGTGTGGGCCGCGGACAAGGCCCTCGCGGGCAAGGCCGGGCTGGACGGCTTCCTCGCCGCGGTCAAGGGCGCGGCCAAGGTGGACAGCCGCGACTACCCGGTCGGCGGTGTCACCACCCTGGAGGCGACCTACGTCACGCCCGACCCGCTCGAGGACGGCAAGGAGCGCGACCAGCGCGTCCTGGTCGTCCCGCTGACCGCGACCACGCTGGTCCTGGAGCTCGGCGGCCTCGACTCGGACGAGAGCAAGGAGATGCTGCCCGCCTTCGTCCTGGCACGACAGACCCTCAAGCCGAAGGCCTGA
- a CDS encoding alanine racemase, translating into MDPARLDENAVASIATERIDWRFKGMPDGLAGKTLAEASEARPNLFRDGFLPPLVVLSEDALEHNLRTMAEWTAAQGLLLAPHGKTPMAPQFYQRQLAAGAWAITAANASQLRVYRAFGVSRILLANQLVDSAALAWLTEQLNNDPGFEFLCWADTVEGVKLLTEGLSGVHRPVEVLVELGAPGGRTGARDLAAARAVAEAVVASPVLRLAGTGGYEGAIAHGDVETASANVRAYLSDMVELLTQFQQDGLFEGAERVVLTAGGSAWPDLVAEAFTAFAPTWRGPELLAVLRSGAYLTHDDGFYRGITPFGPDARLSGTTALRPALHGWAQVSSRPEPRLALLTAGKRDFSYDEGLPEPQLRRHGDEVTELTGCVITKMNDQHAFLELTRDDQVEVGDWVRLGLSHPCTVFDKWQLLPVLAADGETVTGFVRTYF; encoded by the coding sequence GTGGACCCGGCTCGTCTGGACGAGAACGCGGTGGCCTCGATCGCCACCGAACGGATCGACTGGCGCTTCAAGGGCATGCCGGACGGCCTCGCGGGCAAGACCCTCGCGGAGGCGTCGGAGGCCCGGCCCAACCTGTTCCGGGACGGATTCCTGCCCCCGCTCGTGGTCCTGTCCGAGGACGCGCTCGAGCACAACCTGCGCACCATGGCCGAGTGGACGGCCGCCCAGGGCCTGCTGCTCGCCCCGCACGGCAAGACCCCGATGGCGCCGCAGTTCTACCAGCGCCAGCTCGCCGCCGGGGCCTGGGCGATCACCGCCGCCAACGCCAGCCAGCTGCGCGTGTACCGGGCCTTCGGCGTGAGCCGGATCCTGCTCGCGAACCAGCTGGTGGACTCGGCCGCACTGGCCTGGCTCACCGAGCAGCTCAACAACGACCCCGGCTTCGAGTTCCTGTGCTGGGCGGACACCGTCGAGGGCGTGAAGCTGCTGACGGAGGGCCTGTCCGGTGTGCACCGGCCGGTCGAGGTGCTGGTCGAGCTGGGCGCACCGGGTGGTCGCACCGGCGCCCGCGACCTGGCCGCGGCCCGCGCGGTGGCCGAGGCCGTGGTGGCCAGCCCGGTGCTGCGCCTGGCGGGCACCGGCGGCTACGAGGGCGCGATCGCGCACGGGGACGTCGAGACGGCGTCCGCGAACGTGCGCGCCTACCTCTCGGACATGGTCGAGCTGCTCACCCAGTTCCAGCAGGACGGGCTGTTCGAGGGCGCGGAGCGCGTGGTGCTCACCGCGGGCGGCAGCGCGTGGCCGGACCTGGTGGCCGAGGCGTTCACCGCGTTCGCGCCGACCTGGCGGGGGCCGGAGCTGCTGGCGGTGCTGCGCAGCGGCGCCTACCTCACCCACGACGACGGCTTCTACCGCGGCATCACCCCGTTCGGCCCGGACGCCCGTCTCTCCGGCACCACGGCGCTGCGGCCCGCGCTGCACGGCTGGGCCCAGGTCAGCTCGCGCCCGGAACCCCGGCTGGCGCTGCTCACCGCGGGCAAGCGGGACTTCTCCTACGACGAGGGCCTGCCCGAACCGCAGCTGCGCCGCCACGGCGACGAGGTCACCGAGCTGACCGGCTGCGTGATCACCAAGATGAACGACCAGCACGCGTTCCTGGAGCTCACGCGGGACGACCAGGTCGAGGTCGGCGACTGGGTGCGGCTGGGCCTGTCCCACCCGTGCACGGTCTTCGACAAGTGGCAGCTGCTGCCCGTGCTCGCGGCCGACGGCGAGACCGTGACCGGTTTCGTGCGCACCTACTTCTGA
- the mdoH gene encoding glucans biosynthesis glucosyltransferase MdoH has translation MTLARAGTRGLPRRPTMAGVVTEAFPVARPRLAVRRGAAAPRASVPLAAFLLACAATWVFVRQLGSSVHIGLTVVLGTLFLVLCLNVALFVVTGLLGFFAYRRGRAPRALAPPRATTFSRTAVLFPVCDEDTALVFGNLQAVAEDAGEAFDFFVISNSRGLDQLADEHEAWQRTRARLPGTRVEYLVRRGPGRKAANIHEFCQVWGEEYDYLVILDADSVMTGDTLRTLVGLLDGNPRAGLIEVPAALVGGRTAFARLQQFASAVYGPIAAWGNRVWQRGNANYHGHNAILRLAPFREHCRLPYLSGGPPFGGEILSHDFVEAALLRRAGWEVWSAPELGGSYEACPPTIVEYLRRDRRWCQGNLQHLRVLFTPGLTFTSRLHFCRGVLQYVSAPLWLLFVGLHLLAAPPRTGPLLLGFALVWLVFRLLGVLLTPGPRWRTLCGAGAELVLSTLTWPVLVLHHTRFVLALLAGRDTGWQRQDRHGARTPFRTMLWCHRYELLAGLTVLTACLLHPPLYTPWLLPVLAAWLLAAPLSTVLSRPVGEGLLDVPRRPVPVLARAAGLRTARCARSAS, from the coding sequence GTGACCTTGGCCCGCGCCGGGACGCGAGGTCTGCCCCGGCGGCCGACGATGGCCGGTGTGGTTACCGAGGCCTTTCCCGTCGCCCGTCCCCGGCTCGCGGTCCGGCGCGGTGCCGCCGCACCCCGGGCCAGTGTCCCGCTCGCCGCCTTCTTACTGGCCTGCGCGGCCACCTGGGTGTTCGTCCGCCAGCTCGGCTCATCCGTCCACATCGGACTTACGGTCGTGCTGGGGACGCTGTTCCTGGTGCTGTGCCTCAACGTCGCGCTGTTCGTGGTCACCGGGCTGCTCGGGTTCTTCGCCTACCGGCGGGGCCGGGCGCCCCGCGCGCTCGCTCCGCCGCGCGCCACGACGTTCAGCCGGACCGCCGTGCTGTTCCCGGTGTGCGACGAGGACACCGCGCTGGTGTTCGGCAACCTCCAGGCCGTGGCCGAGGACGCCGGGGAGGCATTCGACTTCTTCGTGATCAGCAACTCCCGGGGGCTCGACCAGCTGGCCGACGAGCACGAGGCCTGGCAGCGCACCCGCGCCCGGCTGCCCGGCACGCGGGTGGAGTACCTGGTGCGGCGCGGCCCCGGCCGCAAGGCCGCCAACATCCACGAGTTCTGCCAGGTCTGGGGTGAGGAGTACGACTACCTCGTCATCCTGGACGCGGACAGCGTGATGACCGGCGACACGCTGCGCACGCTGGTCGGCCTCCTGGACGGCAACCCACGCGCCGGGCTCATCGAGGTGCCCGCGGCCCTCGTCGGCGGGCGCACCGCGTTCGCCCGGCTCCAGCAGTTCGCCAGTGCGGTGTACGGGCCGATCGCGGCCTGGGGCAACCGGGTCTGGCAGCGCGGCAACGCGAACTACCACGGGCACAACGCGATCCTGCGCCTGGCGCCGTTCCGCGAGCACTGCCGCCTGCCCTACCTCTCCGGCGGGCCGCCCTTCGGCGGGGAGATCCTCAGCCACGACTTCGTGGAGGCCGCGCTGCTGCGGCGCGCGGGCTGGGAGGTGTGGTCCGCGCCGGAGCTGGGTGGCTCCTACGAGGCCTGCCCGCCCACGATCGTGGAGTACCTGCGCCGCGACCGCCGCTGGTGCCAGGGCAACCTCCAGCACCTGCGCGTGCTGTTCACCCCCGGCCTGACGTTCACCTCGCGGCTGCACTTCTGCCGGGGCGTGCTCCAGTACGTCTCGGCGCCGCTGTGGCTGCTGTTCGTCGGCCTGCACCTGCTCGCCGCCCCGCCGCGCACCGGCCCGCTGCTCCTGGGTTTCGCGCTGGTGTGGCTGGTTTTCCGGCTGCTGGGCGTCCTCCTCACCCCGGGGCCGAGGTGGCGGACGCTGTGCGGGGCGGGCGCGGAGCTGGTGCTGTCCACGCTGACCTGGCCGGTGCTCGTGCTGCACCACACCCGGTTCGTGCTCGCGCTGCTGGCCGGGCGGGACACCGGCTGGCAGCGGCAGGACCGGCACGGCGCGCGCACCCCGTTCCGCACCATGCTGTGGTGCCACCGCTACGAGCTGCTCGCCGGGCTGACCGTGCTCACCGCGTGCCTGCTGCACCCGCCGCTGTACACGCCGTGGCTGCTGCCCGTCCTGGCCGCGTGGCTGCTCGCCGCGCCACTGTCCACTGTGCTCAGTCGCCCGGTCGGCGAGGGACTGCTGGACGTGCCGCGGCGGCCCGTGCCGGTGCTGGCACGGGCCGCCGGGCTGCGCACGGCTAGATGTGCGCGTTCAGCCAGCTGA
- a CDS encoding GntP family permease has translation MLTWLQTSTPGLLLLSGVGIAVLLAMIIKFKVEPFIALLIAGVLVALAAGLPIDRLVGSAQSAKESLIETGFGGVLGHVAAIIGLGTLLGAILEASGGAEVLTRRLLGAFGEKRAPLAMGLAGLIFGIPVFFDIGIFVLAPLVYVAAKRSGRSIILYAMPLLAGLSVMHAFLPPHPGPVALAGLLKVDLGWLIVMGLACAIPAWLIGGVFYSSWIGKRVNIPVAPELVEAGAAFAEKNKDRREPSLGLVSFIIGLPLVLILGATFGSVLLPKGNAVLTVLTFFGNPAIALTIALLLALWLLGTRRGMTGKEITDMTGAALRPVGMILLVIGAGGFFGAVLSATGVGKALAGTLSDAGLPFIVLSYVISCGLRIAQGSATVAIVTTAGIVGPLLADASYSQPQLALIGSAIAAGSIIASHVNDGGFWIVSKYFGIPTKETLQTWTVLETILSVVGFAVAAILSLVIG, from the coding sequence TTGCTCACTTGGCTGCAAACGTCGACACCAGGACTGCTGCTGCTGTCCGGCGTCGGCATCGCCGTGCTGCTCGCCATGATCATCAAGTTCAAGGTGGAGCCGTTCATCGCGCTGCTCATCGCGGGTGTGCTGGTCGCGCTCGCGGCCGGGCTGCCCATCGACCGGCTGGTCGGCTCGGCGCAGAGCGCGAAGGAGTCGTTGATCGAGACCGGGTTCGGCGGGGTGCTCGGACACGTCGCCGCGATCATCGGTCTGGGCACGCTGCTCGGCGCGATCCTGGAGGCCTCCGGCGGCGCCGAGGTGCTCACCCGCAGGCTGCTCGGCGCGTTCGGGGAGAAGCGGGCCCCGCTGGCCATGGGCCTGGCGGGCTTGATCTTCGGCATCCCGGTCTTCTTCGACATCGGCATCTTCGTGCTCGCCCCGCTGGTGTACGTGGCGGCCAAGCGCAGCGGACGTTCGATCATCCTCTACGCGATGCCGCTGCTGGCCGGTTTGTCCGTGATGCACGCCTTCCTGCCGCCGCACCCCGGTCCGGTGGCGCTGGCCGGGCTGCTCAAGGTCGACCTGGGCTGGCTGATCGTGATGGGCCTGGCCTGCGCGATCCCCGCCTGGCTGATCGGTGGCGTGTTCTACTCCTCCTGGATCGGCAAGCGCGTCAACATCCCGGTCGCGCCCGAGCTGGTCGAGGCCGGGGCGGCGTTCGCGGAGAAGAACAAGGACCGCCGGGAGCCCTCGCTCGGCCTGGTCTCCTTCATCATCGGCCTGCCGCTGGTGCTGATCCTGGGCGCCACGTTCGGCAGCGTGCTGCTGCCCAAGGGCAACGCGGTGCTGACCGTGCTGACCTTCTTCGGCAACCCGGCGATCGCGCTGACCATCGCGCTGCTGCTCGCGCTGTGGCTGCTGGGCACCCGGCGCGGCATGACCGGCAAGGAGATCACCGACATGACCGGTGCCGCACTGCGCCCGGTCGGCATGATCCTGCTGGTCATCGGCGCCGGTGGCTTCTTCGGCGCGGTGCTCTCGGCCACCGGTGTGGGCAAGGCGCTGGCGGGCACGCTCTCCGACGCGGGCCTGCCGTTCATCGTGCTGTCCTACGTGATCTCCTGCGGGCTGCGCATCGCCCAGGGCTCGGCGACCGTGGCCATCGTGACCACCGCGGGCATCGTCGGGCCGCTGCTGGCCGACGCGAGCTACTCCCAGCCGCAGCTCGCGCTGATCGGGTCGGCCATCGCGGCCGGGTCGATCATCGCCTCGCACGTCAACGACGGCGGGTTCTGGATCGTCTCGAAGTACTTCGGCATCCCGACGAAGGAGACACTCCAGACGTGGACGGTGCTGGAGACGATCCTGTCCGTGGTCGGCTTCGCGGTGGCCGCGATACTCAGTCTGGTCATCGGCTGA
- the uvrA gene encoding excinuclease ABC subunit UvrA: MADRLVVRGAREHNLRGVDLDLPRDSLIVFTGLSGSGKSSLAFDTIFAEGQRRYVESLSAYARQFLGQMDKPDVDFIEGLSPAVSIDQKSTSRNPRSTVGTITEVYDYLRLLYARAGKPHCPVCGEAISKQTPQQIVDQVLAMGEGERFQVLAPIVRGRKGEFVDLFEQLQTQGYSRARVDGAVHSLTDPPKLKKQEKHDIAVVIDRLAVKTSAKQRLTDSVETALRLADGLVLLEFVDKPEDDPNRERRFSEHLACPNAHPLAVDDLEPRSFSFNSPYGACPECTGIGVRKEVDPELVVPDDELSLAEGAVAPWASGQAAEYYGRLLESLAETIGFRIDAPWKRLSATAQKAVLHGVDKQVHVRYRNKYGRERSYYANFEGVIPFLERRQEQTESDYMREKYEGYMREVPCPACRGTRLKPEILAVTLGHRSQGERSIADVCAMSVRDCADFLNGLQLDKRQKMIAAAVLKEVQARLGFLLDVGLDYLSLDRASGTLSGGEAQRIRLATQIGSGLVGVLYVLDEPSIGLHQRDNHRLIETLTRLRDLGNTLIVVEHDEDTIRTSDWVVDIGPGAGEHGGQVVHSGTYQELLTNKKSVTGQYLAGTKEIPTPALRRPVDRKRQLTVVGAREHNLRGIDVQFPLGCLVSVTGVSGSGKSTLVNDILATVLANKLNGARQVPGRHTRVNGLDQVDKLVQVDQSPIGRTPRSNAATYTGVFDHIRKLFAATTEAKVRGYQPGRFSFNVKGGRCEACAGDGTIKIEMNFLPDVYVPCEVCKGARYNRETLEVHYKGKTIAEVLDMPIEEAAGFFEPVNAIYRHLKTLVDVGLGYVRLGQPAPTLSGGEAQRVKLASELQKRSTGKTVYILDEPTTGLHFEDIRKLLGVINGLVDKGNTVIVIEHNLDVIKTSDWLVDMGPEGGSGGGTVIATGTPEEVAEVADSYTGQFLAQLLHKAEGEVRAEPRGKTKAVNGTAKAGSAKNGAAKNGAKAKAKTKVAAG; the protein is encoded by the coding sequence GTGGCCGACCGTCTCGTCGTTCGTGGCGCCCGCGAGCACAACCTCCGCGGCGTCGACCTCGACCTGCCGAGGGACAGCCTGATCGTCTTCACCGGGCTGTCCGGCTCGGGCAAGTCGAGCCTGGCCTTCGACACGATCTTCGCCGAGGGCCAGCGCCGCTACGTCGAGTCGCTCTCGGCCTACGCGCGGCAGTTCCTCGGCCAGATGGACAAACCGGACGTGGACTTCATCGAGGGCCTCTCGCCCGCGGTGTCCATCGACCAGAAGTCCACCAGCCGCAACCCGCGCTCCACGGTCGGCACCATCACCGAGGTGTACGACTACCTGCGCCTGCTCTACGCCCGCGCGGGCAAGCCGCACTGCCCGGTCTGCGGTGAGGCGATCAGCAAGCAGACCCCGCAGCAGATCGTCGACCAGGTCCTGGCCATGGGCGAGGGCGAGCGCTTCCAGGTGCTCGCGCCCATCGTGCGCGGCCGCAAGGGCGAGTTCGTCGACCTGTTCGAGCAGCTCCAGACCCAGGGCTACTCGCGTGCCCGGGTCGACGGCGCGGTGCACTCGCTCACCGACCCGCCCAAGCTGAAGAAGCAGGAGAAGCACGACATCGCGGTGGTCATCGACCGCCTCGCGGTCAAGACCAGCGCCAAGCAGCGGCTCACCGACTCGGTCGAGACCGCGCTGCGCCTGGCCGACGGCCTGGTCCTGCTGGAGTTCGTGGACAAGCCGGAGGACGACCCGAACCGGGAACGCCGCTTCTCCGAGCACCTGGCCTGCCCGAACGCCCACCCGCTGGCCGTCGACGACCTGGAACCCCGGTCGTTCTCGTTCAACTCCCCGTACGGCGCGTGCCCGGAGTGCACCGGCATCGGCGTGCGCAAGGAGGTCGACCCCGAGCTGGTCGTGCCCGACGACGAGCTGTCCCTGGCCGAGGGCGCCGTCGCGCCGTGGGCCAGCGGCCAGGCCGCCGAGTACTACGGCAGGCTGCTCGAGTCGCTGGCCGAGACCATCGGCTTCCGCATCGACGCGCCGTGGAAGCGCCTGTCGGCCACCGCGCAGAAGGCGGTGCTGCACGGCGTCGACAAGCAGGTGCACGTCCGCTACCGCAACAAGTACGGCCGCGAGCGCTCCTACTACGCCAACTTCGAGGGCGTCATCCCGTTCCTGGAACGGCGTCAGGAGCAGACCGAGTCCGACTACATGCGGGAGAAGTACGAGGGCTACATGCGGGAGGTGCCCTGCCCGGCCTGCCGCGGCACGCGCCTCAAGCCCGAGATCCTCGCGGTCACCCTCGGCCACCGCAGCCAGGGCGAGAGGTCCATCGCGGACGTGTGCGCCATGAGCGTGCGCGACTGCGCCGACTTCCTCAACGGCCTCCAGCTCGACAAGCGGCAGAAGATGATCGCCGCCGCGGTGCTCAAGGAGGTGCAGGCGCGGCTGGGCTTCCTGCTCGACGTCGGCCTGGACTACCTGTCCCTGGACCGCGCCTCCGGCACCCTGTCCGGCGGTGAGGCCCAGCGCATCCGCCTGGCCACCCAGATCGGCTCCGGCCTGGTCGGCGTGCTGTACGTGCTGGACGAGCCGTCCATCGGCCTGCACCAGCGCGACAACCACCGGCTCATCGAGACGCTCACCCGCCTGCGCGACCTGGGCAACACGCTCATCGTGGTCGAGCACGACGAGGACACCATCCGCACCTCGGACTGGGTGGTCGACATCGGCCCCGGCGCGGGCGAGCACGGCGGCCAGGTCGTGCACAGCGGCACCTACCAGGAGCTGCTGACCAACAAGAAGTCCGTCACCGGGCAGTACCTGGCCGGTACCAAGGAGATCCCCACCCCGGCGCTGCGCAGGCCGGTCGACCGCAAGCGCCAGCTCACCGTGGTCGGCGCGCGCGAGCACAACCTGCGCGGCATCGACGTGCAGTTCCCGCTCGGCTGCCTGGTCTCGGTCACCGGTGTGTCCGGCTCGGGCAAGTCCACGCTGGTCAACGACATCCTGGCCACCGTGCTGGCGAACAAGCTCAACGGCGCGCGACAGGTGCCGGGCAGGCACACCCGGGTCAACGGGCTCGACCAGGTCGACAAGCTCGTGCAGGTCGACCAGTCGCCCATCGGCCGCACGCCCCGGTCCAACGCGGCCACCTACACCGGCGTGTTCGACCACATCCGCAAGCTGTTCGCGGCCACCACCGAGGCCAAGGTGCGCGGCTACCAGCCCGGCCGGTTCTCGTTCAACGTCAAGGGCGGGCGCTGCGAGGCGTGCGCGGGCGACGGCACCATCAAGATCGAGATGAACTTCCTGCCGGACGTGTACGTGCCGTGCGAGGTGTGCAAGGGCGCCCGGTACAACCGGGAGACCCTGGAGGTGCACTACAAGGGCAAGACCATCGCCGAGGTGCTGGACATGCCGATCGAGGAGGCCGCGGGCTTCTTCGAGCCGGTCAACGCCATCTATCGGCACCTCAAGACGCTGGTCGACGTCGGCCTGGGCTACGTGCGGCTGGGCCAGCCCGCGCCCACCCTGTCCGGCGGTGAGGCGCAGCGCGTGAAGCTGGCCAGCGAGCTGCAGAAGCGCTCCACCGGCAAGACCGTCTACATCCTGGACGAGCCGACCACCGGTCTGCACTTCGAGGACATCCGCAAGCTGCTCGGCGTCATCAACGGCCTGGTCGACAAGGGCAACACGGTGATCGTCATCGAGCACAACCTCGACGTCATCAAGACCTCGGACTGGCTCGTGGACATGGGCCCCGAGGGCGGTTCCGGCGGCGGCACCGTGATCGCCACCGGCACACCCGAGGAGGTGGCCGAGGTCGCGGACAGCTACACCGGGCAGTTCCTGGCCCAGCTGCTGCACAAGGCCGAGGGCGAGGTGCGGGCCGAACCGCGTGGCAAGACCAAGGCGGTCAACGGCACCGCGAAGGCGGGCTCGGCCAAGAACGGTGCGGCCAAGAACGGCGCGAAGGCCAAGGCGAAGACGAAGGTCGCCGCGGGCTGA
- a CDS encoding N-acyl-D-amino-acid deacylase family protein has translation MADLVFRGALLVDGTGAEPRLADIAVTGDRIAGIGEPGTLGGTRVVDADGLALTPGFIDMHSHSDLQVLAKPDHEAKVCQGVTLEVLGQDGLSYAPVDDAVLAQLRQQLAGWNDDPAGFDWNWRSVGEYLDRLDTGIAVNAAYLVPQGTLRMLCVGWDDRPATEAEMARMKQVLAEGLDQGAVGMSSGLTYTPGMYAGTDELAELCAVVGQRGGFYSPHHRSYGAGAVEAYAEMIDVTTRAGCPLHLAHATMNFPVNKGRAGELLAMVDGAIANGCDITLDTYPYLPGATYLSALLPSWATAGGLDAALARLSDVDTRERIRVELEEIGSDGCHGVPVDWSTIEINGVRRAENSHLVGSSVLDSAARAGVAPSALYFDTLVSEQLGTSCLMHVGHEENVRAIMRHPAHTVGSDGLLVGDRPHPRAWGTFPRYLAHYVRELGVLGLADCVAHMTGRAARRLRLTDRGLVRTGYAADLVLFDPASVRDTATFDQPRTRPEGIPYVVVNGVPVIDDGTHTGALAGRSVRNTPTGTR, from the coding sequence ATGGCCGACCTCGTGTTCCGGGGCGCACTGCTGGTGGACGGCACCGGCGCGGAGCCCCGGCTCGCCGACATCGCGGTCACCGGGGACCGGATCGCCGGGATCGGCGAGCCCGGCACGCTCGGCGGCACCCGGGTGGTCGACGCCGACGGGCTGGCGCTGACCCCCGGGTTCATCGACATGCACTCCCACTCCGACCTGCAGGTGCTGGCCAAGCCCGACCACGAGGCCAAGGTCTGCCAGGGCGTCACGCTGGAGGTGCTAGGGCAGGACGGCCTGTCCTACGCCCCGGTCGACGACGCGGTGCTGGCCCAGCTGCGCCAGCAGCTCGCGGGCTGGAACGACGACCCGGCCGGGTTCGACTGGAACTGGCGCAGCGTCGGGGAGTACCTGGACCGCCTGGACACCGGGATCGCGGTGAACGCCGCCTACCTGGTGCCGCAGGGCACGCTGCGCATGCTGTGCGTGGGCTGGGACGACCGGCCCGCGACCGAGGCCGAGATGGCGCGGATGAAGCAGGTGCTCGCCGAGGGCCTGGACCAGGGCGCGGTGGGCATGTCCTCCGGCCTGACCTACACCCCCGGCATGTACGCCGGCACGGACGAGCTGGCGGAGCTGTGCGCGGTGGTCGGGCAGCGCGGCGGCTTCTACAGCCCGCACCACCGCAGCTATGGGGCGGGCGCGGTCGAGGCGTACGCGGAGATGATCGACGTGACCACCCGCGCGGGCTGCCCGCTGCACCTGGCGCACGCCACGATGAACTTCCCCGTGAACAAGGGCCGGGCGGGCGAGCTGCTGGCCATGGTCGACGGTGCCATCGCGAACGGCTGCGACATCACCCTGGACACCTACCCGTACCTGCCCGGCGCGACCTACCTGTCCGCGCTGCTGCCCAGCTGGGCCACCGCGGGCGGCCTGGACGCGGCGCTGGCCCGGCTCTCAGATGTGGACACCCGCGAGCGGATCCGCGTGGAGCTGGAGGAGATCGGTTCGGACGGCTGCCACGGCGTGCCGGTCGACTGGTCCACCATCGAGATCAACGGTGTGCGGCGCGCGGAGAACTCGCACCTGGTCGGTTCGTCAGTGCTGGACAGCGCCGCGCGGGCCGGGGTGGCGCCCTCGGCGCTGTACTTCGACACCCTGGTCAGCGAGCAGCTCGGCACCTCCTGCCTGATGCACGTGGGGCACGAGGAGAACGTGCGGGCGATCATGCGGCACCCCGCGCACACCGTGGGCAGCGACGGCCTGCTGGTGGGCGACCGCCCGCACCCGCGCGCCTGGGGCACCTTCCCGCGCTACCTGGCGCACTACGTCCGCGAGCTCGGCGTGCTGGGCCTCGCCGACTGCGTGGCCCATATGACCGGTCGCGCCGCACGCAGGCTGCGGCTGACCGACCGCGGGCTGGTGCGCACCGGCTACGCGGCCGACCTGGTGCTGTTCGACCCGGCGTCGGTGCGCGACACCGCGACCTTCGACCAGCCGCGCACCCGCCCGGAGGGCATCCCGTATGTCGTGGTCAACGGGGTTCCGGTGATCGACGACGGCACGCACACCGGAGCACTGGCCGGTCGTTCCGTGCGCAACACACCTACCGGTACCCGGTAA